The genome window TGGGGATGGAGACAACGCAGGAGACGAAGGCGCGAATCACGAAAGAGGTAGCGGCGCTGCCGGAGGGCGTGAGGCGGCACATCGAAGAGGTGCGGCAGTGGTGCGTGACGCTGGCGAGGGCGCATCAAATTGATCCTGCGAAGGCGGAGCTTGCCGCGCTGGCGCACGATATCTGCCGCACGGTGAAGGCCCCGGAGCTTCTGGCGAAGGCGCGGGGGTACGGCGTCCCGGTTACGAGGCTGGACGAGGCCTTCCCCGTCTTTCTGCACGGGCCGATCGGAGCCTGGGTGCTGAAGCAGAAGTACGGCGTGGGTGACGAAGAGGTCTTGAACGCCATAGCCTGTCACACGATGGGCCGCGCCGGAATGACGGCGATGGACAAGGCGCTTTTCCTGGCGGACAAGCTCGACCCCTCGAAGGTCTCTCGGTATCCGTTCATCGCAGAAGTGGCGCGGCTGGCGAAGGAAGACCTGGATGCGGCGATGGTCTGCTTCTTAGACCACCAGGTGAAGGCGTTCCTGGAACAGGGAGACCTGGTACACCCAGGAATGATCGAAGCGCGGAACGAGGCCTTGCTTACAAAAAGAAGGCAACAGTAGGGCGAGTCAGAGGGCGAGGACGAAGCGGAGGGCGAAGCCGGGGAAGACGAACATCAGGGCGCGCGAAAAGGATATCTGCATGGTGAGAGTGAGGGCGTTGCTCATGGTGACGACGAGCCAGATGACGACCATCAAGGCAATGAGCGCACCGACCAGCGGGATGCCTGCGAAGACGAGGGCGACGGCGGGGGCGGCGGAGTAGGCGATAACGGTACGGAGCTGCCCTGCGGTGACCTGGCGTCCGCTAGCGCTGTTGGAGACCCGGCTGAAGACGTAGGCCAGGCCGCCCTGGACGAGCCAGAGTACCGGCATGAAGACTAGGGCGTAGAAGACGGCGTCGCTGTACGTTCCGCTCTTGAAGATGTTGCCTGCGGCGAAGCTGCCGAGGAAGCCCACCACCGAAGCGAAAGTGGCGAGGATGACGATGGTGACGGCCTGCGCACCGCTATAGGGGTCCTGCAGGATCTCGTTATAGATGTTTTTGTCGAGCTTGATGACACGCCACATCCGCTTGAAGAGCATGTGGTTACCTCCGGGAAGAGCAATTGTACGGCTTGGGGCGTGGTGAGTTCAAACGGTAATGGAGCGTCCGCTCGCCGACCTACTTCAGCTTTGCGGTGAAGGCCAGGACGGTTGGGGCGACGCGCTCCCAGAGGGACATGACGCCGCCGGGGACGACGCCTGTGATCTTGGCAGTGAACTCTTCTCGCGACCAGGCCGGAGGCGCGGCCGTGACGTTGGGACATGCTCTGGCGATGGCGTCCGAGGCGGAGGCGGGATGGATATCGTCGTTGCCTGCGAAGACGAGGGTGGGCGCGAGGACGGTGGCAAGCTCCTGGTGGGTGATGCCGATGACGGGGCAATCGTGGCGATGGTAGAAGAAGGTGTTCCACCGATGTATGACGCCGATGAAGTCGGCGGGGTTCACCGCCAGGAGGCGCGCGCGATTGCCGGAGTTCATGGCGATGCGCTCGGCGAAGAAGGGTGTCTTGGCGACGGCCTCCATGCCGCCGGCCTCGGCGGCCTTGATGAAGGGGACGTGGTAGTCATAGCCCAGGACCTGGCATGCGTAGGGGCCGCCGGAGACGGACCACAAGGCGAGTGCGCGAACGACCTCCGGGTGGCGGAGAGCCGTCACCAGGGAGAGTCGCGCGCCGGCGGAGCCGCCGGTGACGACGGCAGGAGCAAGGTCCAGGGCACGGAGGAGATAGGCAAGGTCGTCGGCCCAGATTTCCTGCTCGGAGGGCGATGCGCCGAACCAGAGGTCGGACTTGCCGCAGTTGCGGCGATCCCAGATGAGGACGCGATGCCGTGCGGCGAGCCTTTGGGCAAGGGGACGGACGAAGTCCATGCCGCCGCGGCCGCCGGGCGTGAGGACGAGGGACGGCCCGGTGCCGAGGAGCTCATAGTGGATGGCGCAGCCGTTGATGGCGATGGCAGGCATGGCGGCGGTTATACCGCAACGATATCCACGCGCTGGGCGGCAGTCTTGCCTGCGCCTTCGGCAGTCATCGGCTGGACGGCGCCTTGCAGGTCAGCGGCGCGAACGTAGATGGCGTGTCTCCCGGGAGAGGCGGGCCATTCGAAGCTCCAAGAGCGCCAGCCGAAGGGCGAGCCATCGCGATGCTCAAGCCGCACAGGATGCCAGGTGGCGCCGGCGTCTACGCTGACTTCGGCGCTCCTGAGGCCGAAGCGGCCGCCCCAGGCGCGGCCCGCGAGGACGACAGGCCCGGCCTTGACGCGATAGGCGCCGCTCGCCTCATCGAACGGGCCTGGGGGAATCATCAAGGCGCGCGCCGGTTGGTAGGTATCGGGGACGAACCAGCCGCCGTACTTCGCCTTTTCATCGGCAGGCTCGCCGACGGCCTCGATGCGCTCGAGCCAGCGGACGCTGTACATGCCGAACCAGCCGGGAACGACCAAGCGCAAGGGGTACCCGTGATCTTCAGGCAGAGGTTCGCCGTCCATGCCGTAGGCCAGGAGCATATCGTCGCGCATGGCGTCGGCAACCGCGAGGCTGCTGTAGTAGGGCTGGTTCTTGCCATCGCGGATGCGAAGATCAAAGCCGGTGAAGACGATCTCGACGGCGCGCCTGTCCACGCCGGCTTCGCGCAAGAGGCCGCCGAGCGGCCTGCCCGTCCACTGGGCGTTGCCGACCATGCCGAGCCGTCGCGGCTTGTCCTTCGTCTGCCGCCCGTTGCCGACACACTCCAGCGTGACAGTCATGGTGACCTTCGGGCGGGACATGAGTTCGCGCAAGGAGAGGCTGAGAGGCCTTTTCACCAGGCCCGCGACGGTGAGCCGCCACGCGGCAGCATCGAAGTCTTTCGGCAAATCGGAGTGGCGAAGGAGGAAATGTGTATCGCTCGGCGTGATCTCATCGCGCAAGCCCTCCAGCGCGAGGTCGCGATCGGGCTTGGCATAGTAGGTCGCAGGCGTCGAGGAGGACTTGTGCTCCATGAGCGGCATTATACGGTGGGACAAGAGCGCATGGGCGACCCGAGGCACACGGGATGAGCGACAAGAGACGAACCAGCGCGGGCGACCTTGCAAGGTCGCCCCGCCATCGCTGAAAGCGAACGGACTAGACGGAGGCCATGGCGGGCTTGAGCTGTTCCTTGGGCGTGTAGGCCAGGCTCACGGGCGTGTTTGCCTCGAAGGGGCTGTTGAGGCCCAACTCTTTGCCGATCTGCCGAA of Chloroflexota bacterium contains these proteins:
- a CDS encoding HD domain-containing protein, whose translation is MAYDLGMETTQETKARITKEVAALPEGVRRHIEEVRQWCVTLARAHQIDPAKAELAALAHDICRTVKAPELLAKARGYGVPVTRLDEAFPVFLHGPIGAWVLKQKYGVGDEEVLNAIACHTMGRAGMTAMDKALFLADKLDPSKVSRYPFIAEVARLAKEDLDAAMVCFLDHQVKAFLEQGDLVHPGMIEARNEALLTKRRQQ
- a CDS encoding alpha/beta hydrolase; protein product: MPAIAINGCAIHYELLGTGPSLVLTPGGRGGMDFVRPLAQRLAARHRVLIWDRRNCGKSDLWFGASPSEQEIWADDLAYLLRALDLAPAVVTGGSAGARLSLVTALRHPEVVRALALWSVSGGPYACQVLGYDYHVPFIKAAEAGGMEAVAKTPFFAERIAMNSGNRARLLAVNPADFIGVIHRWNTFFYHRHDCPVIGITHQELATVLAPTLVFAGNDDIHPASASDAIARACPNVTAAPPAWSREEFTAKITGVVPGGVMSLWERVAPTVLAFTAKLK
- a CDS encoding sulfite oxidase; its protein translation is MSHRIMPLMEHKSSSTPATYYAKPDRDLALEGLRDEITPSDTHFLLRHSDLPKDFDAAAWRLTVAGLVKRPLSLSLRELMSRPKVTMTVTLECVGNGRQTKDKPRRLGMVGNAQWTGRPLGGLLREAGVDRRAVEIVFTGFDLRIRDGKNQPYYSSLAVADAMRDDMLLAYGMDGEPLPEDHGYPLRLVVPGWFGMYSVRWLERIEAVGEPADEKAKYGGWFVPDTYQPARALMIPPGPFDEASGAYRVKAGPVVLAGRAWGGRFGLRSAEVSVDAGATWHPVRLEHRDGSPFGWRSWSFEWPASPGRHAIYVRAADLQGAVQPMTAEGAGKTAAQRVDIVAV